From the Bacteroidales bacterium genome, one window contains:
- a CDS encoding sigma-54 dependent transcriptional regulator, with protein MAKGKILIIDDNEDVLFALNLLLEPYVESVRVSTDPARIAHFMEQYHPDVILLDMNFRRDASSGQEGFQWLQKILDIDPQAVVILMTAYADTEKAVQAVKAGATDFIPKPWEKDKLLATLSSALKLKESRNEVISLKKQVEVYQNEPMEEIIGESETMMQVFEMIDKLSDTDTNILVLGENGTGKDLIARAVYHHSPRSGQVFSSIDLGSIPDTLFESELFGYEKGAFTDAKKDKPGRMEAASGGTLFLDEIANISLPMQAKLLTAIEKKQISRLGSNKVIPIDVRFICATNADIYQQVEEGLFRQDLLYRINTIEIHIPPLRDRGNDVILLAEHFTQRFMMKYKKDIKGLSKEAKNKLLAYSWPGNVRELQHAVERALILSGGNLLQADDFILQLPRSRKTRNDEILNLATIETEAIEKAMERTGGNVNKAAELLGITRFALYRKLKK; from the coding sequence TACCATCCGGATGTGATCTTACTGGATATGAATTTCCGTCGGGATGCCAGCAGCGGCCAGGAAGGATTCCAATGGCTACAGAAGATATTGGATATCGATCCGCAGGCTGTGGTGATACTCATGACGGCATATGCCGATACCGAAAAAGCAGTACAGGCCGTGAAAGCCGGAGCAACAGATTTTATACCTAAGCCCTGGGAGAAAGATAAATTACTGGCCACTCTTTCATCGGCGCTAAAGCTGAAAGAATCGCGTAATGAGGTCATCAGCCTGAAAAAACAGGTCGAGGTTTACCAGAATGAACCTATGGAAGAGATCATCGGGGAATCGGAAACCATGATGCAGGTATTTGAGATGATCGATAAATTATCTGACACCGACACTAATATCCTGGTCCTTGGTGAAAACGGAACGGGAAAAGACCTGATTGCACGGGCTGTGTATCATCATTCCCCTCGTTCAGGACAGGTATTTTCATCCATTGACCTGGGAAGCATTCCGGACACGCTTTTCGAAAGCGAACTGTTCGGGTATGAAAAAGGGGCATTTACCGATGCCAAAAAAGATAAGCCTGGACGTATGGAAGCTGCATCGGGAGGAACCCTTTTCCTGGACGAAATCGCCAATATATCGCTGCCTATGCAGGCCAAGCTGCTTACAGCCATTGAAAAAAAACAGATATCACGCCTTGGGTCCAACAAGGTCATACCCATCGATGTCCGTTTTATCTGTGCTACCAATGCAGATATCTACCAACAGGTGGAGGAAGGGTTGTTCAGGCAGGACCTGCTGTACCGTATCAATACCATTGAGATCCATATCCCTCCCCTGCGCGACCGGGGAAATGACGTGATCCTACTGGCCGAACATTTTACCCAACGGTTCATGATGAAATACAAGAAAGACATCAAAGGACTGAGTAAAGAAGCCAAAAATAAGTTACTGGCCTACAGCTGGCCGGGCAACGTCCGTGAATTACAGCATGCCGTGGAACGTGCATTGATCCTTTCCGGCGGGAATCTGCTACAGGCTGACGATTTTATACTGCAGCTACCCCGCAGCAGAAAGACCCGGAATGATGAAATACTGAACCTGGCTACCATCGAAACGGAAGCCATCGAAAAAGCCATGGAACGCACAGGCGGCAATGTCAATAAAGCAGCTGAATTACTTGGAATTACACGTTTTGCCTTATACCGGAAATTAAAAAAATAA